From the Thermovirga lienii DSM 17291 genome, one window contains:
- a CDS encoding deoxyuridine 5'-triphosphate nucleotidohydrolase Dut (PFAM: dUTPase~TIGRFAM: deoxyuridine 5'-triphosphate nucleotidohydrolase (dut)~COGs: COG0756 dUTPase~InterPro IPR008180: IPR008181~KEGG: eli:ELI_10525 deoxyuridine 5'-triphosphate nucleotidohydrolase~PFAM: deoxyUTP pyrophosphatase~SPTR: Deoxyuridine 5'-triphosphate nucleotidohydrolase;~TIGRFAM: deoxyuridine 5'-triphosphate nucleotidohydrolase Dut), protein MEKNKISIYISRSKENEDLPLPKYATEGSSGMDVVAAEECVLQPGEWKAVGTGLFMEIPSGYECQVRPRSGLALRDGVTVLNAPGTVDSDYRGEVKVILINHGKQPFKISRGDRIAQLVFAKVEKAELHLKEELTATVRGSGGFGSTGK, encoded by the coding sequence ATGGAGAAGAATAAGATCTCGATTTACATTAGTAGGAGCAAAGAAAACGAAGACCTTCCTCTTCCTAAATATGCCACTGAAGGTTCCTCGGGAATGGACGTCGTGGCTGCTGAAGAGTGTGTCCTTCAGCCAGGAGAATGGAAGGCTGTTGGTACGGGACTTTTCATGGAGATCCCTAGCGGTTACGAGTGCCAAGTTAGGCCTCGAAGTGGCCTGGCTCTCAGAGATGGGGTTACAGTTTTGAATGCCCCAGGGACAGTAGACAGTGACTATCGAGGTGAGGTCAAGGTTATATTGATAAACCATGGGAAGCAACCTTTCAAAATTTCTAGAGGGGATAGAATAGCTCAGCTGGTGTTCGCGAAAGTAGAAAAGGCAGAGCTTCATCTGAAAGAAGAACTTACGGCCACAGTCCGCGGTAGTGGAGGTTTTGGCAGTACGGGAAAATGA